A genomic window from Corynebacterium fournieri includes:
- a CDS encoding phage holin family protein has translation MSNEGLYTSGSTAVNAKVDSIPLRDTYATQPGNDSIGTLISNASQQVSTLVRGEIELAKAEVVGEVKKGAMGGGLFAVAGVIALYSTFFLFFAFAEMLASWMHRGWAFLIVFLIMIALAGLLAFIGFKKIKKIKAPEKTIESVNELKNLKPGQAQKNLAKDEAGLYTSSGTGSSLPRTGSTAVNR, from the coding sequence GTGAGCAACGAAGGCCTCTACACCAGCGGCTCCACCGCCGTGAACGCCAAGGTGGATTCCATTCCGCTGCGCGACACCTACGCCACGCAGCCGGGCAACGACTCTATCGGCACCCTGATTTCCAACGCGTCCCAGCAGGTCTCCACCCTGGTACGCGGCGAGATCGAGCTGGCCAAGGCCGAGGTCGTCGGCGAGGTGAAGAAGGGCGCGATGGGCGGCGGGCTGTTCGCAGTCGCCGGCGTGATCGCGCTGTACTCCACCTTCTTCCTCTTCTTCGCGTTCGCAGAGATGCTCGCTTCCTGGATGCACCGCGGCTGGGCGTTCCTGATCGTCTTTTTGATCATGATTGCCCTGGCTGGCCTGCTCGCCTTCATCGGCTTCAAGAAGATCAAGAAGATCAAGGCGCCGGAGAAGACCATCGAGTCCGTCAACGAACTGAAGAACCTCAAGCCGGGTCAGGCGCAGAAGAACCTGGCCAAGGACGAGGCTGGCCTGTACACCTCCTCCGGCACCGGTTCTTCCCTGCCGCGCACCGGCTCCACCGCGGTTAACCGCTAA
- a CDS encoding HAD family hydrolase, giving the protein MPSNRPVAAFFDLDKTIIATSSAFAFGKEFLHNGMITRQEAWELYLSKAQYMLVGQSSEKMDSTRDALAQMVAGWKVEDIQRITRETLREVVAPAIYAEARELIRDHRTKGHRVIIISASAKILVEPIAAELGVDTVVATEMAVENGKLTGEITRYLKGEAKAEAVRQFAAEHGYALDASFAYSDSATDIPMLELVGNPVAVNPDRALKKHALANGWQARTFKNPEPLIQMPNAREVGIGAGVIAGVTALAVAGVLIARAVGGKDSGKDDKRHSA; this is encoded by the coding sequence ATGCCTTCAAACAGACCGGTGGCGGCGTTTTTCGACCTGGATAAGACGATCATCGCGACGTCGTCCGCGTTCGCCTTCGGCAAAGAGTTCCTCCACAACGGCATGATCACCCGCCAGGAAGCCTGGGAGCTCTACCTGAGCAAGGCGCAGTACATGCTGGTGGGACAGTCCAGCGAAAAAATGGACTCCACCCGCGACGCGCTCGCGCAGATGGTCGCCGGCTGGAAGGTCGAAGACATTCAGCGCATCACGCGCGAGACCTTGCGCGAGGTCGTCGCCCCCGCCATTTACGCGGAGGCGCGCGAGCTTATTCGCGACCACAGGACCAAAGGCCACCGCGTCATCATCATCTCCGCGTCCGCCAAGATCCTGGTGGAGCCCATCGCCGCGGAGCTGGGCGTAGACACCGTCGTCGCAACCGAGATGGCAGTTGAAAACGGCAAGCTCACAGGCGAGATCACCCGCTACCTCAAGGGCGAGGCGAAGGCGGAGGCGGTGCGCCAGTTCGCTGCCGAACACGGCTACGCCCTGGACGCCAGCTTCGCCTACTCGGACTCCGCCACCGACATCCCCATGCTGGAGCTGGTGGGCAACCCGGTGGCGGTCAACCCCGACCGGGCGCTGAAAAAACACGCGCTGGCAAACGGCTGGCAGGCCCGCACCTTCAAAAACCCAGAGCCGCTGATCCAGATGCCCAACGCGCGCGAGGTGGGCATCGGCGCCGGCGTGATCGCAGGTGTGACGGCGCTTGCGGTGGCCGGCGTGCTCATCGCGCGCGCCGTGGGCGGCAAAGATTCGGGCAAGGACGACAAACGCCACTCGGCGTAG
- the ssd gene encoding septum site-determining protein Ssd gives MHHTNTGPIVVAVGEPALHSEAIHIAAATGRSVIDAADDAQLTRHAAKAHAVLIDDLRAPALGTTRVPNVFTVAADTATGALREDVFALPAQAADLLRGIGALTLAGAPGAVDGRVIAVLGACGGAGASLLAGAVCRTAGEATLVDAHRYSGGLDLLLGVEDVPGARWGEIDFSSSGTVSRAELRGALPATDDGIALLTFPRTKVADPYQLSLDELNAVVSAAGTEGLTVVDAPLALLPDRCDLAVIVLRPELRAAAAAARMVAECNAAGVATALVLRRGAWASLEPGQVEETAKSAVVAQVQEVRGLTKQVDQSGLPVRLPRTLTRAAEAVLGEAA, from the coding sequence ATGCACCACACGAACACAGGCCCCATCGTCGTCGCCGTCGGCGAACCGGCACTGCACTCCGAAGCCATCCACATCGCCGCCGCCACCGGCCGCTCCGTCATCGACGCCGCCGACGACGCCCAACTCACCCGCCACGCCGCCAAAGCGCATGCCGTGCTTATCGACGACCTCCGGGCCCCCGCCCTCGGCACCACCCGCGTACCGAACGTGTTCACCGTCGCAGCCGACACCGCAACGGGTGCTTTGCGCGAGGACGTCTTCGCCCTGCCCGCTCAGGCCGCCGACCTGCTGCGCGGCATCGGCGCGCTCACGCTCGCCGGCGCACCGGGCGCGGTTGACGGCCGCGTGATTGCGGTGCTGGGCGCCTGCGGCGGGGCGGGGGCGTCACTCCTGGCCGGGGCGGTGTGCCGGACAGCGGGCGAGGCCACGCTGGTGGACGCCCACCGCTATTCCGGAGGGCTGGACCTGCTGTTAGGGGTGGAGGACGTCCCCGGCGCGCGCTGGGGCGAGATCGACTTTTCCTCCTCGGGCACGGTCTCGCGCGCTGAGCTGCGCGGGGCGCTGCCCGCCACCGACGACGGCATAGCGCTGCTGACCTTCCCGCGCACCAAGGTCGCCGACCCGTACCAGCTGTCCCTGGACGAGCTCAACGCGGTGGTCTCCGCCGCGGGCACGGAGGGTCTCACCGTGGTCGACGCGCCGCTTGCGCTGCTGCCGGACCGCTGCGACTTAGCGGTGATCGTGCTGCGCCCGGAGCTGCGCGCCGCGGCGGCGGCAGCCCGGATGGTCGCCGAATGCAACGCCGCCGGTGTCGCCACTGCGCTGGTGCTGCGGCGCGGCGCGTGGGCGTCGTTGGAGCCGGGGCAGGTGGAAGAGACCGCAAAGTCGGCTGTGGTGGCGCAGGTGCAGGAGGTGCGCGGGCTGACCAAGCAGGTGGACCAGTCCGGGTTGCCGGTGCGGCTGCCGCGCACGCTGACCCGCGCCGCCGAGGCTGTTTTGGGGGAGGCGGCCTAG
- a CDS encoding TadA family conjugal transfer-associated ATPase, with the protein MDDILARVKRRLADEPAQPDPARVAAIIREEAVVISDIGVLDIMRKLRDDTTGAGPLESILADPAVTDICVNGAHEVYVDTGQGLARSPLTFDSEAAVRRLATRLAVSCGRRLDDAQPFCDGHVTRDDGTLLRFHAVLAPTSQAGTCISLRVLRTASATLGDLVARGTLDEERAEVLRRIVATRKAFVVVGGTGSGKTTLLSALLAEVEPAERILAIEDTLELTPDHPHVVNLTSRGANAEGAGAITIADLVRQSLRMRPDRIVVGEIRGGEVVDLLAALNTGHDGGAGTLHANSIEEVPARFEALAALGGLDRAGLHAQLAAAIDVVLVVKRRADGTRYLQQIGVLEGEPVRARVVWDAQRGALDGYEELAR; encoded by the coding sequence ATGGACGACATCCTCGCCCGCGTGAAACGCCGCTTGGCCGACGAACCTGCGCAGCCCGACCCGGCGCGTGTGGCCGCCATCATCCGCGAAGAGGCGGTGGTGATCAGCGACATCGGGGTGCTCGACATCATGCGCAAGCTTCGCGACGACACCACAGGCGCCGGCCCCTTAGAGTCCATCCTGGCGGATCCGGCCGTGACCGACATTTGCGTCAACGGGGCGCACGAAGTCTACGTCGACACCGGGCAGGGGCTGGCTCGCTCGCCGCTGACCTTCGATTCGGAAGCTGCCGTGCGCCGCTTGGCCACCCGACTGGCCGTAAGTTGTGGGCGGCGGCTAGACGACGCGCAACCGTTCTGCGACGGCCACGTCACCCGCGACGACGGCACCCTGCTGCGCTTCCACGCCGTGCTCGCGCCCACCTCGCAGGCGGGCACCTGCATTTCCCTGCGGGTGCTGCGCACCGCCTCGGCCACGTTGGGCGACTTGGTGGCCCGCGGAACGCTGGACGAGGAGCGCGCAGAGGTGCTGCGGCGGATCGTGGCCACGCGAAAGGCCTTCGTGGTCGTCGGCGGGACCGGCTCCGGCAAGACCACGTTGCTGTCTGCGCTGCTGGCGGAGGTGGAACCGGCAGAGCGCATCCTCGCCATCGAGGACACCTTGGAGCTGACCCCGGACCACCCGCACGTGGTGAACTTGACCAGCCGCGGCGCCAACGCCGAGGGCGCGGGGGCGATCACGATCGCGGACCTGGTGCGCCAGTCGCTGCGCATGCGCCCAGACCGCATCGTCGTCGGTGAGATCCGCGGCGGGGAGGTCGTCGACCTGCTCGCCGCGCTCAACACCGGCCACGACGGCGGCGCCGGGACCTTGCACGCCAACTCCATCGAGGAAGTGCCCGCCCGCTTCGAAGCGCTCGCCGCGCTGGGCGGGCTCGACCGCGCCGGGCTGCACGCCCAGCTCGCCGCCGCGATCGACGTGGTGCTGGTGGTCAAACGCCGCGCAGACGGCACCCGCTACCTCCAGCAGATCGGCGTGCTTGAAGGCGAGCCGGTGCGCGCCCGCGTGGTGTGGGACGCGCAGCGCGGAGCGCTCGACGGCTACGAGGAGCTGGCCCGATGA
- a CDS encoding type II secretion system F family protein encodes MIAAMLIAAAVAVAAPAPAGRMAGRNRKRAPQLIPATVLLTAVGAVVFGRVSLVVAAGLAGATGIHVLRARRAAGAERRRSAAAATYLGAVSTNLEAGATMPEALARAVHSVGEGQLHREATRISHQARTGARLETQVPELERLGALWALSVARGVPLAHLVAALRDDIDHANRHRDATRAALAGPRTTAAVLAALPVAGVLMGTAMGASPLAFLTGGGLGGVLLVVGTALVCAGVVVSRRIVEGAAA; translated from the coding sequence ATGATCGCCGCGATGCTCATCGCCGCCGCCGTAGCGGTGGCCGCGCCAGCCCCCGCCGGGCGGATGGCCGGGCGTAACCGCAAGCGCGCGCCCCAACTCATCCCCGCGACGGTGCTTTTGACTGCCGTGGGCGCGGTGGTGTTCGGGCGGGTCAGCCTCGTGGTGGCTGCGGGGCTGGCTGGGGCGACGGGCATACACGTCCTGCGCGCCCGCCGCGCCGCGGGGGCCGAGCGGCGCCGCAGCGCGGCCGCCGCGACCTACCTGGGCGCGGTGTCGACCAATCTGGAGGCGGGGGCCACGATGCCGGAAGCGCTGGCGCGTGCGGTGCACAGCGTGGGGGAGGGGCAGCTGCACCGGGAGGCCACGCGCATCTCCCACCAGGCCCGCACTGGGGCGCGGCTGGAAACGCAGGTGCCGGAACTTGAGCGCCTCGGCGCGCTGTGGGCGCTGTCCGTTGCCCGCGGTGTGCCGCTGGCGCACCTTGTGGCCGCGCTGCGCGACGACATCGACCACGCCAACCGCCACCGCGACGCCACCCGCGCAGCGCTCGCCGGGCCGCGGACCACAGCCGCGGTGCTGGCCGCGCTGCCTGTCGCCGGTGTGCTCATGGGCACCGCGATGGGGGCGTCGCCGCTGGCGTTTCTCACCGGTGGCGGGCTCGGCGGGGTGCTGCTGGTGGTGGGAACGGCGCTTGTGTGCGCGGGTGTGGTGGTCTCGCGCCGAATCGTCGAAGGAGCAGCAGCATGA
- a CDS encoding type II secretion system F family protein, producing MIGLFPAVLVAAALVVAPAGPAGRVGGGTDPKAPRDGPFAADPERCAADIELFAACVSAGLPAATAAAAVADTHAGVRSPWHTVASLTALGVEPQRAWAELRHLPGGEDLAGLVTLSATSGTSLAQGCGRIAAQLRAGAEDRAKAKAERAGVLIAIPLTAFFLPAFFVLGLAPAVISLGATLIK from the coding sequence ATGATCGGGCTTTTCCCCGCCGTGTTGGTCGCGGCCGCGCTCGTCGTCGCCCCGGCCGGGCCCGCTGGACGCGTCGGCGGCGGCACTGACCCGAAGGCTCCGCGCGACGGCCCGTTTGCGGCCGACCCGGAGCGCTGCGCAGCAGACATCGAGCTGTTCGCGGCATGCGTCTCAGCGGGCCTGCCGGCCGCCACCGCGGCCGCTGCGGTCGCGGACACCCACGCCGGTGTGCGCAGTCCGTGGCACACCGTGGCCTCGCTGACGGCGCTGGGCGTTGAACCCCAGCGCGCCTGGGCCGAACTGCGCCACCTGCCTGGTGGCGAGGACTTGGCCGGGCTTGTGACCCTTTCCGCCACCTCCGGGACCTCGCTCGCACAAGGCTGCGGCCGCATCGCTGCCCAGCTGCGTGCCGGCGCAGAAGACCGGGCCAAAGCCAAAGCGGAACGCGCGGGCGTGCTCATCGCCATTCCGCTGACCGCCTTTTTCCTGCCGGCGTTTTTCGTCCTCGGGCTCGCGCCCGCGGTGATCAGCCTCGGCGCCACACTGATCAAATAG
- a CDS encoding DUF4244 domain-containing protein: MRSDQGMSTIEYAFGSLAAAALAGVLYLVVNGDAVTSAIEGVITDALSNTPG, encoded by the coding sequence ATGCGCTCTGACCAGGGCATGTCAACTATCGAATATGCTTTCGGTTCCCTGGCGGCCGCGGCGCTTGCCGGCGTGCTCTACCTCGTGGTCAACGGCGACGCCGTCACCAGCGCCATCGAAGGCGTGATCACCGACGCGCTGAGCAACACCCCGGGCTGA
- a CDS encoding Rv3654c family TadE-like protein — MRALDDEGSATVTATGIITAIVSLALAVVAVGVRTADTHRARVAADLAAVAGASALYRGADACATAQRTADLNGARLASCEVVGGDVIVEATRRRAEAAARAGP; from the coding sequence ATGCGTGCGCTTGACGACGAAGGCTCCGCCACCGTCACCGCCACCGGCATCATCACCGCGATCGTCTCCCTGGCGCTGGCGGTGGTCGCCGTGGGGGTGCGCACCGCCGATACCCACCGGGCGCGCGTGGCCGCCGACTTAGCCGCTGTGGCGGGGGCGAGCGCGCTCTACCGGGGCGCGGACGCGTGCGCGACGGCCCAGCGCACGGCAGACCTCAACGGCGCGCGCCTCGCCTCCTGCGAAGTAGTCGGCGGCGACGTCATCGTGGAGGCCACCCGCCGCCGTGCGGAGGCCGCCGCCCGC